One segment of Terriglobales bacterium DNA contains the following:
- a CDS encoding DUF3857 domain-containing protein, with amino-acid sequence MLSSRILQTSFWAFVLSLALTGFSKSAMADGIPPVTPEELKMTAEPLAPGAPAIILFRQVDRDDRGLTAHENDFVRIKILTEEGRKYADVEIPFVRSSGNNVVGIKARTIRQDGSVVDYDGKVFDKQIVKAKGVKYMAKTFTLPEVQVGSVIEYSYTVDLPEYTLYDSHWILSDELFTKNAAFSLKPYTNDYIPFNVRWSWQGLPPGTEPPKEGPDHVVRMQAHNIPAFRTEDYMPPENELKSRVDFTYSDELPEKDANAFWKKRGKKLNGSVESFINKKKAMEEAVAQIVSPNDAPEVKLQKIYARVQQLRNTTYEVQKTEQEQKRAKEKEASNVEDVWKRGYGDGSQLTWLFLALARAAGFDASGVMVSERRNYFFNPIIMDAYKLDTNVVDVKLNGKDTYFDPGIAYTPFGMLTWSETGVEGLRLDKDGGTWVHTTLPESSESCIKRNAVLTLSDTGDLEGKLTITFTGLEAMQRRLEERNEDEADRRKFLEDEAKENIPAASEIDLTNKPEWNSSSPTFVAEYKMRIPGWVSGAGRRAMMPVGLFSAPEKRVFEHTERVHPIYFEYPFEKLDDVTIILPVGWQVGSLPPAKMQDAKSVLYELKVENDKAALHLSRRLKVDMLLLPQKYYPALRNFFQVVRSGDDEQVVLQPIGTSASN; translated from the coding sequence GTGCTTTCTTCGCGCATCCTGCAAACCTCTTTCTGGGCATTCGTACTTAGTCTCGCTTTAACCGGCTTTTCAAAGTCAGCCATGGCCGACGGCATTCCCCCGGTCACCCCCGAAGAACTGAAGATGACGGCCGAACCGCTCGCGCCGGGCGCGCCGGCGATCATCCTGTTTCGCCAGGTCGATCGCGACGATCGCGGTCTGACCGCGCATGAGAACGACTTTGTGCGCATCAAGATTCTGACCGAAGAAGGACGCAAGTACGCGGATGTCGAGATTCCTTTTGTCAGAAGCAGCGGGAACAATGTCGTGGGGATCAAAGCTCGAACGATTCGGCAGGACGGATCGGTCGTTGACTATGACGGGAAAGTTTTCGATAAGCAGATTGTGAAGGCGAAGGGTGTGAAGTACATGGCCAAAACCTTCACCCTTCCCGAGGTTCAAGTTGGCAGTGTTATCGAGTACTCATATACGGTCGATCTACCGGAGTACACGCTCTACGATTCACATTGGATCCTCAGCGATGAACTGTTTACTAAGAATGCGGCCTTCTCGCTGAAGCCCTACACCAACGACTACATTCCATTCAATGTTCGCTGGAGCTGGCAAGGATTGCCTCCGGGAACCGAGCCGCCGAAGGAGGGTCCGGACCATGTAGTCCGGATGCAGGCCCACAATATTCCAGCCTTCCGCACGGAAGACTACATGCCTCCGGAGAACGAACTGAAATCGCGCGTCGATTTCACCTACAGCGATGAACTGCCGGAGAAAGACGCGAACGCGTTCTGGAAAAAGCGGGGCAAGAAGCTGAACGGCAGCGTCGAAAGCTTCATCAACAAGAAAAAAGCGATGGAAGAGGCGGTCGCGCAGATCGTCAGTCCGAATGACGCTCCCGAAGTCAAATTGCAAAAGATTTACGCGCGGGTGCAGCAACTGCGCAATACCACATACGAAGTGCAGAAGACCGAGCAAGAGCAAAAGCGCGCCAAAGAGAAAGAAGCGAGCAACGTTGAAGATGTTTGGAAACGAGGCTACGGAGATGGGTCCCAGCTTACATGGTTGTTTCTTGCGTTAGCGCGGGCTGCCGGCTTTGACGCCTCAGGCGTAATGGTCTCAGAGCGGCGGAATTACTTCTTCAACCCCATCATCATGGACGCCTACAAACTCGACACTAATGTTGTCGACGTCAAGCTCAACGGCAAGGACACATATTTCGATCCCGGCATTGCGTACACGCCGTTTGGAATGTTGACATGGTCGGAAACCGGAGTGGAGGGTCTCAGACTCGATAAAGACGGCGGCACCTGGGTCCACACTACCTTGCCGGAAAGTTCAGAGTCGTGCATTAAACGCAATGCAGTCCTCACGCTTTCGGATACCGGCGATCTGGAAGGAAAGCTCACCATCACTTTCACTGGCCTTGAAGCAATGCAGCGGCGCCTCGAGGAGAGGAACGAAGACGAAGCTGATCGCCGCAAGTTTCTCGAGGACGAGGCCAAAGAGAATATTCCGGCGGCCAGCGAAATTGATTTAACCAACAAGCCGGAATGGAACAGCTCATCGCCAACGTTCGTTGCCGAATACAAAATGAGGATTCCCGGCTGGGTTTCAGGCGCAGGGAGACGCGCGATGATGCCGGTTGGGCTCTTCAGTGCGCCGGAGAAGCGTGTCTTCGAACATACAGAGCGCGTGCATCCGATCTACTTCGAATATCCATTCGAGAAGCTGGATGACGTGACTATTATTCTGCCGGTCGGGTGGCAAGTGGGCAGCCTGCCGCCCGCCAAGATGCAGGACGCGAAGTCTGTTCTATACGAGCTGAAGGTCGAGAACGATAAAGCCGCTCTTCATCTGAGCCGCAGATTGAAGGTGGACATGCTCCTATTGCCGCAGAAGTACTATCCAGCGCTGCGCAACTTTTTCCAGGTAGTGAGGTCCGGGGATGACGAACAGGTCGTGCTACAGCCAATCGGTACAAGCGCCAGCAATTAA
- a CDS encoding DUF3857 and transglutaminase domain-containing protein: MTNRSCYSQSVQAPAINFKFFQVPFWALLCVLAWAPFSAASSEAPQWMHALVNAPLPAHDEKTDAVLLYAETDVNVISADKIRKVVRRAYKILRPGGRDYGMVFVSMNSNRKVTSLHGWCIPAQGKDYEVKDKDGAEIAIPKVEGSELISDVRMKVLQIPAPDPGNIIGYEYEVEEHPLVLQDVWNFQQEDPAREVHYSLELPSGWEYKSAFLNFAEVKPTQSSGNQWQWSLSDIKGIRKEDDMPPLVGVMGQMLVSFYPPGGAAANGFTNWEQMGRWYANLTSGRRDASNEIKQKVAELTASAPTQLEKMRAIARFMQQDVRYVAIELGIGGWQPHPAAEIFSHRYGDCKDKATLMSSMLSAIGVDSYYVAINTERGSITADTPANQGFDHVILAIKLPDSINDPSLVATITSPKLGRLLFFDPTNEFVPFGQIGGYLQANYGLLVTSDGGQLVELPEQPLNMNSITRTAKFTLDPTGKLEGSVEEMRMGDRAWTQREALREVTSNTDRIKPIESLLAGSLSNFHITKASILNLTHNDQPFGFNYTFEAENYAKTAGDLLLVRPRVIGSKSRGILETKEPRQFPIEFEGPIQDTDNFEITLPAGYQVDELPPPVDADFGFASYHSKTEIKGNVIDYTRTFEVKELSVPVSKADQLKKFYRIIASDERNTAVLKPAK, encoded by the coding sequence ATGACGAACAGGTCGTGCTACAGCCAATCGGTACAAGCGCCAGCAATTAACTTCAAATTCTTTCAAGTTCCATTCTGGGCATTATTGTGTGTCCTCGCCTGGGCGCCATTTTCCGCGGCCTCGAGCGAAGCTCCGCAGTGGATGCACGCACTCGTGAATGCTCCTTTGCCAGCTCATGACGAGAAGACCGATGCGGTTCTTCTCTACGCCGAGACCGACGTCAACGTAATTTCGGCCGACAAGATCAGGAAGGTAGTGCGAAGAGCTTACAAAATCCTGCGTCCCGGCGGACGCGACTACGGCATGGTTTTTGTATCGATGAACTCGAACCGGAAGGTCACGAGTTTGCACGGCTGGTGCATCCCTGCGCAAGGTAAGGACTACGAAGTCAAGGATAAGGACGGAGCTGAGATTGCCATTCCCAAAGTGGAAGGCAGCGAACTGATCAGTGACGTCAGAATGAAGGTACTGCAGATCCCCGCGCCGGATCCGGGAAACATCATTGGCTATGAGTATGAGGTGGAAGAGCATCCCCTGGTGCTGCAGGACGTTTGGAACTTTCAGCAGGAAGACCCGGCGCGGGAAGTTCACTATTCGCTCGAGCTCCCAAGCGGCTGGGAGTATAAGTCGGCATTCCTCAACTTTGCCGAGGTGAAACCGACGCAATCCAGCGGAAATCAATGGCAGTGGTCGTTGAGCGACATAAAAGGCATCCGCAAAGAAGATGACATGCCGCCGCTCGTGGGCGTGATGGGCCAAATGCTCGTCTCTTTCTACCCGCCAGGAGGAGCAGCGGCCAACGGATTCACGAACTGGGAGCAGATGGGCCGGTGGTACGCGAACCTGACGAGCGGACGCCGCGACGCTTCGAACGAGATTAAACAAAAGGTCGCGGAACTAACCGCATCTGCTCCGACGCAGCTCGAGAAGATGCGAGCCATCGCGCGGTTTATGCAACAAGATGTGCGTTATGTCGCCATTGAGCTGGGTATTGGAGGATGGCAGCCTCATCCGGCAGCGGAAATCTTCTCTCACCGGTATGGAGACTGTAAAGACAAAGCTACGCTGATGAGTTCAATGTTGAGCGCGATCGGAGTGGACTCCTACTACGTTGCCATCAATACCGAGCGTGGATCAATCACTGCGGACACGCCTGCAAATCAGGGATTCGATCACGTGATCCTCGCGATTAAGCTGCCGGACAGTATCAACGATCCCTCGCTGGTCGCGACGATCACATCTCCCAAACTAGGACGGCTCCTATTCTTCGATCCCACGAACGAGTTTGTTCCTTTCGGTCAAATCGGAGGTTATCTGCAGGCGAATTATGGTCTGCTGGTCACATCCGACGGCGGCCAGCTGGTTGAATTGCCGGAGCAGCCGCTCAACATGAATAGCATTACGCGCACGGCAAAGTTCACCCTCGATCCCACTGGCAAGCTGGAAGGAAGCGTCGAAGAAATGCGGATGGGCGATCGCGCGTGGACGCAACGGGAGGCTCTCCGCGAAGTCACCAGCAACACCGACCGGATCAAGCCCATCGAAAGCTTGCTTGCCGGCTCGCTCTCGAACTTTCACATCACCAAGGCTTCAATACTCAACCTCACACACAACGATCAGCCATTCGGGTTCAACTACACCTTCGAGGCGGAGAACTATGCGAAGACTGCAGGCGATCTGCTGCTGGTCCGCCCGCGCGTGATCGGAAGCAAGTCGCGCGGAATTCTGGAAACGAAAGAACCGCGTCAGTTCCCCATTGAATTTGAAGGCCCAATACAGGACACAGACAATTTCGAGATCACCTTGCCGGCTGGATACCAAGTAGACGAACTACCGCCGCCGGTCGATGCCGATTTTGGCTTCGCCAGCTACCACTCGAAGACCGAGATAAAAGGCAACGTAATCGACTACACGCGAACGTTCGAGGTCAAGGAACTTAGCGTGCCGGTGAGTAAGGCCGACCAGTTGAAGAAGTTCTATCGCATTATCGCGAGTGATGAGCGCAATACGGCGGTGTTGAAGCCGGCAAAGTAG
- the sufT gene encoding putative Fe-S cluster assembly protein SufT: protein MTNERINLTRACEVIGIPSGIHEVLQAGTQVRIMQSLGGSYTVWTDHGGMYRVDTRDADALGLTPHQPETGTQPEVQTGSFNEQMVWDQLKTVYDPEIPVNIVDLGLVYSCAISEAGTGRKIDVKMTMTAPGCGMGNVLKADVERKLSSLPEVKQVEVEVVFDPPWHPGLMSEAAKLQLGFDLDYGAGYSPMPIMR, encoded by the coding sequence ATGACCAACGAACGCATCAATCTAACCCGCGCATGTGAAGTTATCGGCATCCCCAGCGGCATTCACGAGGTGCTGCAGGCCGGAACGCAGGTTCGGATCATGCAATCGCTCGGCGGCAGTTACACCGTATGGACCGACCATGGAGGAATGTACCGCGTCGATACCCGCGATGCCGATGCGCTCGGCCTGACTCCTCATCAGCCCGAAACGGGAACACAGCCTGAAGTGCAAACCGGAAGCTTCAACGAGCAGATGGTCTGGGATCAGTTGAAAACCGTCTATGATCCCGAGATTCCCGTAAATATCGTCGATCTCGGACTGGTTTATTCGTGCGCCATCTCGGAGGCTGGCACCGGAAGGAAGATCGATGTGAAGATGACGATGACTGCTCCCGGCTGCGGCATGGGAAATGTGCTCAAGGCTGACGTCGAGCGCAAGCTCTCCTCCCTTCCAGAGGTGAAGCAGGTTGAGGTTGAGGTAGTTTTCGATCCACCATGGCACCCTGGATTAATGTCGGAGGCGGCGAAGCTCCAGCTCGGTTTCGACTTGGATTATGGAGCTGGCTACTCGCCCATGCCGATCATGCGATGA
- a CDS encoding cysteine desulfurase, whose protein sequence is MTTAAKTLSREPGPVLVESPTFDVERVRRDFPILNQKVRSKALVYLDNAATSQKPQPVIDAITRYYQSGNANIHRGVHFLSEHATGEHEAAREAVREFINAARTEELIFVRGTTEGINLVAQTYGRAHVGAGDEVLVSAMEHHSNIVPWQILCEQQGAKLRVIPINDQGELLLDEFEKLIGPRTKIIAVAHVSNALGTINPIREIIRIAHAHNVPVVVDGAQAVPHIKVDVQDLDCDFYAFSGHKMYGPMGIGVLYGKYKLLEAMPPYQGGGDMIRSVTFEKTQYNTLPYKFEAGTPDVAGAIGLGAAIKYLNSVGIENVAAHEHELLEYAMQALSKLPGIRIIGIARNKAAVLSFVMEGVHPHDIGTILDQEGIAVRTGHHCAQPIMQRFGIPATVRASFALYNTKAEVDALVAGIKKVQEVFA, encoded by the coding sequence ATGACCACGGCAGCCAAGACGCTCTCGCGTGAACCTGGTCCAGTGCTCGTCGAGTCACCGACTTTCGATGTGGAACGCGTGCGCCGCGACTTTCCCATTCTGAACCAGAAGGTCCGTAGTAAGGCTCTCGTTTATCTCGATAATGCGGCGACCTCGCAGAAGCCGCAGCCGGTCATCGATGCCATTACGCGTTACTACCAAAGCGGCAATGCCAATATCCACCGCGGTGTTCATTTTCTTTCCGAGCACGCAACCGGAGAGCACGAAGCGGCACGAGAAGCGGTGCGGGAGTTCATTAACGCCGCGCGGACGGAAGAGTTGATATTCGTGCGCGGCACGACTGAAGGCATCAATCTGGTTGCTCAGACCTACGGACGCGCTCACGTCGGAGCGGGCGACGAAGTGCTCGTCAGCGCGATGGAGCACCACTCGAACATCGTCCCCTGGCAGATTCTTTGCGAACAGCAAGGTGCGAAATTACGCGTGATTCCGATCAACGATCAGGGCGAGCTGCTGCTCGACGAATTCGAGAAGCTGATTGGCCCCCGAACAAAAATTATCGCGGTGGCACATGTATCGAACGCGCTCGGCACGATCAATCCAATCCGGGAAATCATCAGGATCGCGCACGCGCACAATGTTCCGGTAGTTGTGGATGGCGCCCAGGCTGTTCCGCACATCAAAGTCGATGTCCAGGATCTCGACTGCGACTTCTACGCCTTCTCCGGCCACAAGATGTATGGGCCCATGGGGATCGGCGTACTGTATGGAAAATACAAGCTGCTCGAAGCCATGCCGCCGTATCAGGGTGGCGGCGACATGATTCGTTCAGTGACGTTCGAGAAGACGCAGTACAACACACTGCCCTACAAGTTCGAAGCCGGCACCCCGGACGTGGCAGGCGCAATTGGGCTTGGTGCGGCCATCAAGTACCTGAACAGCGTCGGAATCGAGAACGTTGCCGCGCACGAGCACGAACTGCTGGAGTACGCAATGCAGGCACTCTCGAAGCTGCCCGGAATTCGCATTATCGGAATTGCGAGGAATAAAGCTGCCGTGCTTTCCTTCGTAATGGAAGGCGTGCATCCGCACGACATCGGTACCATTCTCGATCAGGAAGGAATCGCAGTTCGCACCGGACATCATTGCGCCCAGCCAATCATGCAGCGCTTCGGCATTCCGGCAACCGTGCGTGCCTCGTTTGCACTGTACAACACGAAAGCGGAAGTCGATGCTCTGGTGGCCGGCATCAAGAAAGTGCAGGAGGTCTTCGCCTGA
- a CDS encoding SUF system NifU family Fe-S cluster assembly protein translates to MADLRELYQEVILEHSKAPRNYRELPSANHKAEGFNPLCGDHFTLYLDLDGDTIRDIGFQGSGCAISKASASMMTQSVKGKSKEEAEKLFSEFHKLVTGQANGNHADVGKLAAFSGVSEFPVRVKCATLAWHTLHAALEGKQDAVSTE, encoded by the coding sequence ATGGCCGACCTCCGCGAGCTTTATCAGGAAGTGATCCTGGAGCACAGCAAGGCACCCCGCAATTACCGCGAGCTGCCGTCGGCGAACCACAAAGCTGAAGGTTTTAACCCTCTCTGCGGCGATCACTTCACACTCTACCTCGATCTCGATGGTGACACGATTCGTGACATCGGTTTTCAAGGTTCAGGCTGCGCCATTTCGAAAGCTTCCGCCTCCATGATGACGCAGAGCGTGAAAGGCAAGAGCAAAGAGGAAGCGGAGAAACTTTTTTCCGAGTTCCACAAGCTGGTCACCGGCCAGGCGAACGGAAACCATGCTGATGTAGGCAAGCTGGCAGCATTTTCCGGCGTCTCGGAATTCCCAGTGCGCGTGAAATGCGCGACGCTGGCCTGGCACACGCTACATGCGGCGCTGGAAGGCAAGCAGGACGCAGTTTCGACGGAGTAG
- the sufD gene encoding Fe-S cluster assembly protein SufD, with product MPSPSARRKGEQKVIAPVKELQTYLETFSDFEKVAVGHDQPWLRNLRADAFARFCQVGLPTTRDEDWRFTNISAIAQTQFRLSPKSGVVKDSLADLRFTEVACQLVFVNGHFAPELSSLDKLPKGVTVNGLAKEISTKSAEVENHLGRYLNIQRDAFCALNTAFAEDGAFVHVRRGTVVKQPIYLLFISTSPVSTARGSEWVTHPLPPTDTPTMSHPRNLFVVEEESQVAIIEDYVSLGDTAGSLCNTATELVAKDGAIVSHYMIEREHKQSFNISTLRIEQGRNANVASHSVLLGGGIVRNNVHPVLAGEGSECLINGLFVGSGKQHLDNYMLVEHSKPHCSSRQFYNGILDDSAHGVFHGRIIVHKDAQKTDAKQTNRNLLLSDNAQIDTKPQLEIYADDVKCTHGATIGQIEENALFYLRSRGIDEVSARKLLLMAFASECLDRMREDSVRSGIEKLLSNLQFGSGSESKTPNASAHGRNWQEVG from the coding sequence ATGCCGAGCCCATCAGCGCGTAGGAAAGGTGAGCAGAAGGTGATCGCTCCGGTTAAGGAACTGCAAACATATCTCGAGACCTTCAGCGACTTCGAAAAAGTCGCCGTCGGTCATGACCAGCCGTGGCTGCGCAATCTGCGCGCCGATGCGTTCGCTCGCTTCTGCCAGGTCGGCCTGCCGACCACTCGCGACGAAGATTGGCGCTTCACCAACATCTCGGCAATTGCACAAACGCAGTTCCGTCTTTCTCCAAAGAGCGGAGTCGTAAAAGACAGCCTTGCGGATCTGCGATTCACGGAAGTCGCGTGCCAACTGGTTTTCGTGAACGGCCACTTCGCTCCTGAGCTTTCATCATTGGATAAGTTGCCGAAAGGCGTGACGGTCAATGGACTTGCCAAGGAAATTTCGACGAAGTCCGCTGAGGTGGAAAACCACCTCGGACGTTATCTCAATATTCAGCGCGACGCGTTCTGTGCCTTGAACACGGCATTTGCTGAGGACGGAGCGTTCGTCCATGTCCGCCGCGGCACTGTGGTCAAGCAGCCGATCTATCTGCTCTTTATCTCTACTTCACCGGTCAGTACCGCTCGCGGTAGCGAGTGGGTCACCCATCCGCTACCGCCGACGGATACGCCGACCATGAGTCATCCGCGCAATCTGTTTGTAGTCGAGGAAGAGAGCCAGGTTGCGATCATTGAAGACTACGTGTCTCTCGGCGACACCGCAGGCTCGCTCTGCAACACCGCGACTGAGTTAGTCGCGAAAGACGGAGCGATCGTCTCTCACTACATGATCGAGCGCGAGCACAAGCAGTCGTTCAACATCTCGACGCTGCGCATTGAGCAAGGAAGAAACGCGAACGTCGCGTCTCACTCCGTGCTGCTCGGCGGAGGCATTGTGCGCAACAACGTTCATCCCGTGCTTGCAGGCGAAGGCTCCGAGTGCCTGATCAACGGGTTGTTCGTTGGCAGCGGCAAGCAGCACCTCGACAATTACATGCTGGTGGAGCACTCGAAGCCGCACTGCAGCAGCCGCCAGTTCTACAACGGGATTCTCGACGACAGCGCGCACGGCGTTTTTCACGGTCGCATTATCGTCCACAAAGACGCGCAGAAGACCGATGCTAAGCAGACCAACCGCAATCTTCTGCTCTCGGACAATGCCCAAATCGACACGAAACCGCAGCTCGAAATCTATGCCGACGATGTGAAGTGTACGCACGGTGCGACCATCGGCCAGATCGAGGAGAATGCACTTTTCTATCTGCGCTCGCGCGGCATTGACGAAGTCTCGGCGCGCAAGCTGCTGCTGATGGCCTTTGCCAGCGAATGTCTTGATCGGATGAGAGAAGACTCGGTTCGTAGTGGCATCGAAAAGCTCCTCAGCAATCTGCAGTTTGGTTCTGGATCAGAATCGAAAACACCGAATGCCTCGGCTCACGGTCGCAATTGGCAGGAGGTCGGATGA
- a CDS encoding SUF system Fe-S cluster assembly regulator — protein sequence MIRLGKLTDYGLVLMTCMAREHERQLHTARDLADKSKLPLPTVSKLLKQLMQGGLLVSHRGIKGGYSLSRLPQAISLADIVASLEGPIALTDCSTDIEGVCEIETCCPIKTNQRIISKVVRGALEKVTLADLVQPMQLTVIKDAEGHQLPAVRFHSGRVQ from the coding sequence ATGATTCGCTTAGGCAAGCTTACCGATTATGGGCTGGTTTTGATGACCTGCATGGCGCGGGAGCATGAGCGCCAGCTCCACACAGCGAGGGACTTGGCCGACAAGTCGAAGCTCCCTCTGCCCACGGTAAGCAAGCTCCTCAAGCAGCTCATGCAGGGCGGGCTCTTGGTATCGCATCGCGGCATCAAGGGGGGGTACAGCCTGTCACGGCTGCCGCAGGCGATCTCGCTGGCCGATATCGTCGCCAGCCTCGAAGGCCCGATCGCCCTCACCGATTGCAGTACCGATATTGAGGGCGTTTGCGAGATCGAGACGTGCTGCCCGATCAAGACGAACCAGCGAATCATCAGTAAAGTTGTGCGCGGTGCGCTGGAGAAGGTGACGCTGGCCGATTTAGTTCAACCGATGCAGCTCACCGTCATCAAAGATGCGGAAGGTCACCAGCTACCCGCAGTAAGGTTCCATTCTGGGAGAGTGCAATGA
- the sufC gene encoding Fe-S cluster assembly ATPase SufC — MSLLEIKDLHVTVGGHEILKGINLTVNPGEVHSIMGPNGSGKSTLAQVLARRESYEVTSGEILFEGKDLLAMKAEDAACEGVFMAFQYPVEIPGISNAYFMRSAVNAVRKYHGDDEMDAMDFIPLYREKMKLLDMDEKFTNRSVNEGFSGGEKKRNEILQMALLEPKLAILDETDSGLDIDALRIVAKGVNAMRSPKRAMIVVTHYQRLLNYIVPDFVHVLVNGRIVRSGGKELALELEEKGYGWIENAEPISA, encoded by the coding sequence ATGAGCTTATTGGAAATTAAGGATCTGCACGTGACCGTGGGCGGCCACGAGATCCTCAAAGGCATAAACCTGACGGTGAACCCGGGCGAAGTGCATTCCATTATGGGCCCCAACGGGTCAGGCAAGAGCACGCTGGCGCAGGTCCTCGCGCGGCGCGAGAGCTACGAAGTCACGTCCGGCGAAATTCTGTTCGAAGGTAAAGACCTGCTCGCGATGAAAGCCGAGGACGCAGCCTGCGAGGGCGTCTTCATGGCCTTCCAGTATCCGGTCGAGATTCCCGGCATCAGCAATGCGTACTTCATGCGCTCGGCGGTGAACGCGGTTCGCAAATATCACGGCGACGACGAGATGGACGCGATGGACTTCATCCCGCTCTATCGCGAGAAGATGAAGCTGCTCGATATGGACGAGAAGTTCACGAACCGATCCGTCAACGAAGGCTTCTCCGGCGGCGAGAAGAAGCGCAACGAGATCCTGCAGATGGCGCTGCTCGAGCCCAAGCTCGCGATTCTCGACGAAACCGATTCGGGACTGGATATCGACGCGCTGCGCATTGTTGCAAAAGGCGTGAATGCCATGCGTAGCCCGAAGCGCGCCATGATCGTGGTCACGCACTATCAGCGGCTGCTGAACTACATCGTTCCCGATTTCGTACACGTGCTCGTGAATGGACGCATCGTACGCTCCGGCGGCAAGGAGCTGGCGCTAGAACTAGAAGAGAAGGGCTACGGCTGGATTGAAAATGCCGAGCCCATCAGCGCGTAG
- the sufB gene encoding Fe-S cluster assembly protein SufB — protein sequence MSTNVNAIRDLAEREYKWGFVTDVEEERIPKGLNEDIIRLISAKKHEPEFMLEWRLKAYRYWASQEKAAAEPTWANIKYGPIDYQGITYYSAPKQKPKLESLDQLDPEILRTYEKLGIPLQEQKMLAGVAVDAVFDSVSVATTFKHKLAEAGVIFCSFSEAVQKHPELVQKYLGSVVPYTDNFFAALNAAVFSDGSFVYVPKGVRCPMELSTYFRINAAETGQFERTLIVADEGAYVSYLEGCTAPIRDENQLHAAVVELVALDNAQIKYSTVQNWYPGDKEGKGGIYNFVTKRGKCLGVNSKISWTQVETGSAITWKYPSCILQGENSVGEFYSVALTNNYQQADTGTKMIHIGKNTKSTIVSKGISAGHGQNTYRGQVKILKGAQGARNYTQCDSLLIGDKCGAHTFPYIEVKNSSARMEHEASTSKIGEDQLFYLRQRGLKAEDAVSMIVNGFCKRVFRELPMEFAVEAQKLLSVSLEGSVG from the coding sequence ATGAGCACGAACGTAAATGCGATTCGAGATTTAGCCGAGCGCGAATATAAGTGGGGATTCGTTACTGACGTTGAAGAAGAGCGAATTCCGAAAGGTCTGAACGAAGACATCATTCGGCTGATCTCGGCCAAAAAGCACGAACCGGAGTTCATGCTGGAGTGGCGGCTCAAGGCCTATCGCTATTGGGCTTCGCAGGAGAAGGCGGCTGCTGAGCCGACCTGGGCGAACATCAAGTACGGTCCGATCGACTATCAGGGAATCACGTACTACTCGGCGCCGAAGCAGAAGCCGAAGCTTGAGAGCCTGGATCAGCTCGATCCCGAGATTCTTCGTACTTATGAAAAGCTCGGCATTCCTCTGCAGGAGCAGAAGATGCTGGCTGGAGTGGCAGTCGATGCCGTTTTTGACAGCGTTTCCGTTGCGACCACCTTCAAACACAAGCTCGCCGAAGCCGGCGTGATCTTCTGTTCGTTCTCGGAAGCGGTGCAGAAGCATCCCGAATTGGTACAGAAGTACCTCGGCTCAGTTGTTCCCTACACCGATAACTTCTTTGCCGCGCTGAACGCCGCAGTCTTCAGTGACGGATCGTTTGTTTATGTGCCCAAGGGCGTGCGTTGCCCGATGGAGCTTTCCACATACTTCCGCATCAACGCCGCCGAAACCGGACAGTTCGAGCGCACGCTGATCGTCGCCGACGAAGGCGCGTACGTGAGCTATCTCGAAGGCTGCACCGCTCCGATTCGCGACGAGAACCAGCTTCACGCCGCGGTCGTCGAATTGGTTGCGCTCGACAACGCGCAGATCAAGTACTCCACGGTGCAGAACTGGTATCCCGGCGACAAAGAAGGTAAAGGCGGAATCTACAACTTTGTCACCAAGCGCGGCAAGTGCCTGGGCGTGAACTCGAAGATCTCGTGGACGCAGGTCGAAACCGGCTCGGCAATCACCTGGAAATATCCGAGCTGCATCCTGCAGGGTGAGAACTCGGTAGGCGAGTTCTATTCCGTAGCGCTGACCAACAACTACCAGCAGGCCGACACGGGCACGAAGATGATCCATATTGGGAAGAACACCAAGAGCACGATCGTCTCGAAGGGCATCTCCGCCGGCCACGGACAGAACACGTATCGCGGCCAGGTGAAGATCCTCAAGGGAGCGCAAGGCGCGCGCAACTACACGCAGTGCGACTCGCTGCTGATCGGCGACAAGTGTGGCGCGCACACGTTCCCGTATATCGAAGTGAAGAATTCGAGCGCGCGCATGGAGCACGAGGCTTCAACATCGAAGATCGGCGAAGACCAGCTCTTCTATTTGCGCCAGCGTGGACTGAAAGCCGAGGATGCCGTCTCAATGATCGTGAACGGCTTCTGCAAGAGGGTCTTCCGCGAGCTGCCGATGGAGTTCGCTGTCGAGGCGCAGAAGCTGTTGAGCGTGAGCCTCGAAGGTAGCGTGGGATAA